Proteins co-encoded in one Cupriavidus nantongensis genomic window:
- the recN gene encoding DNA repair protein RecN, which yields MLRSLSIRDFVIVDTLDLDFASGFTVFTGETGAGKSILIDALALVLGERADAGVVREGAPRASVSATFSTHPALDAWLAERELNSEEDGGVPTVLLRRTVDAGGRSKAFINGAAATLAQLREVGDQLVDIHGQHAHQQLLRPDAQRLLFDAHAGLTQQAAAVAEAWRAWRACVRQREAVEHQSREMQLERERLEWQVGELDKLNPQPGEWDEIQSEYNRLSHAAGLIDGSRAALDALSEADGSVLSALNGIVHRLQQLADVDPALRDVLAALEPAQVQAEEAAHSLTRYVDRLELDPERLQVVEERMQALHATARKYRLPPEQLADELVARRQQLDDLQAAQDLNKVMAREAAAKAAYLTLAQHLSHARKQAAQALSGAVTDAMQGLSMAGGSFVAALNALDEGQSYGLEQVEFLVAGHAGVSARPLARVASGGELARISLAISVITSEASPTPTLIFDEVDTGIGGAVAEVVGRRLQELGRARQVLCVTHLPQVAAQAGTHLLVSKETTAEADASVTRSRIRVLDPAGRVVETARMLGGATVTATTLQHAEEMLAQGMADSGAGQPARAGKDGKRSRRAAAG from the coding sequence ATGCTGCGCAGCCTGTCCATCCGTGATTTCGTCATCGTCGACACCCTCGACCTGGACTTCGCCTCCGGCTTTACCGTGTTCACCGGCGAGACCGGCGCCGGCAAGTCGATCCTGATCGACGCCCTGGCGCTGGTGCTGGGCGAGCGCGCCGATGCCGGCGTGGTGCGCGAAGGCGCGCCGCGCGCCAGCGTCAGCGCCACCTTCTCGACCCATCCCGCGCTCGATGCCTGGCTGGCCGAGCGCGAGCTCAACAGCGAAGAAGACGGCGGCGTGCCGACCGTGCTGCTGCGACGTACCGTCGATGCGGGCGGCCGCAGCAAGGCCTTTATCAACGGCGCCGCCGCCACCCTGGCGCAGCTGCGCGAAGTCGGCGACCAGCTGGTCGACATCCATGGCCAGCATGCGCACCAGCAGCTGCTGCGCCCCGATGCGCAGCGGCTGCTGTTCGACGCCCACGCCGGCCTGACCCAGCAGGCCGCCGCGGTGGCCGAGGCCTGGCGCGCCTGGCGTGCCTGCGTGCGCCAGCGCGAAGCGGTCGAGCACCAGTCGCGCGAGATGCAGCTCGAGCGCGAGCGGCTTGAATGGCAGGTGGGCGAGCTCGACAAGCTCAATCCGCAGCCCGGCGAATGGGACGAGATCCAGTCGGAGTACAACCGGCTCTCGCACGCCGCCGGCCTGATCGACGGCAGCCGCGCCGCGCTCGACGCGCTGTCCGAGGCCGACGGCTCGGTGCTGTCGGCGCTCAACGGCATCGTGCACCGGCTGCAGCAGCTGGCCGATGTCGACCCCGCGCTGCGCGACGTGCTGGCCGCGCTCGAGCCGGCGCAGGTGCAGGCCGAGGAAGCCGCGCATTCGCTGACGCGCTATGTCGACCGGCTCGAGCTCGACCCCGAGCGGCTGCAGGTGGTGGAAGAGCGCATGCAGGCGCTGCACGCGACCGCGCGCAAGTACCGCCTGCCGCCCGAGCAGCTCGCCGACGAGCTGGTCGCGCGCCGCCAGCAGCTCGACGACCTGCAGGCCGCGCAGGACCTGAACAAGGTGATGGCGCGCGAGGCCGCGGCCAAGGCCGCCTACCTGACGCTGGCGCAGCATCTCAGCCATGCCCGCAAGCAAGCCGCGCAGGCGCTGTCGGGCGCGGTCACGGACGCGATGCAAGGCCTGTCGATGGCCGGCGGCAGCTTTGTCGCGGCGCTCAATGCGCTCGACGAAGGCCAGAGCTACGGCCTCGAGCAGGTCGAGTTCCTGGTGGCGGGCCACGCCGGCGTCAGCGCGCGCCCGCTGGCCCGGGTCGCGTCCGGCGGCGAACTGGCGCGCATCAGCCTGGCGATCTCGGTGATCACCAGCGAAGCCTCGCCCACGCCGACGCTGATCTTCGACGAGGTCGACACCGGCATCGGCGGCGCGGTCGCCGAGGTGGTCGGCCGGCGCCTGCAGGAACTCGGCCGCGCGCGCCAGGTGCTGTGCGTGACCCACCTGCCGCAAGTGGCGGCGCAGGCCGGCACGCACCTGCTGGTCAGCAAGGAAACCACGGCCGAGGCCGACGCCTCGGTGACGCGCTCGCGCATCCGCGTGCTCGACCCGGCCGGCCGCGTGGTCGAGACCGCGCGCATGCTGGGCGGCGCCACCGTCACCGCCACCACGCTGCAACATGCCGAGGAGATGCTGGCGCAGGGCATGGCCGACAGCGGCGCCGGCCAGCCCGCGCGCGCGGGCAAGGACGGCAAGCGCAGCCGCCGCGCGGCCGCCGGCTGA
- a CDS encoding NAD kinase: MSAPAKASAVRTPFKTVALVGRYSTAGIEGPLEEIASYILRNGQDVVFERETALATGLTAYPALSAEEIGTQADVAVVLGGDGTLLGIARQLAGYDVPLIGVNHGRLGFMTDIALEDAHTVLPDMLDGRYESETRLLLASRVVRDDMDIFSALALNDVVVNRSGISGMVELAVSVDGHFMYNQRSDGLIVSTATGSTAYALSAGGPILHPTLSGVVLVPIAPHALSNRPIVLPHDAEVTIEVASARDASVNFDMQSLTSLLPGDRIVVRRSHKTINLLHPVGYNYYATLRKKLHWHEYPSEDNRL; encoded by the coding sequence ATGTCCGCCCCAGCCAAAGCCAGCGCCGTGCGCACTCCATTCAAGACCGTCGCCCTGGTGGGCAGGTACTCCACCGCCGGCATCGAAGGGCCGCTGGAAGAGATCGCCTCCTATATCCTGCGCAACGGCCAGGATGTGGTGTTCGAGCGCGAGACCGCGCTGGCCACCGGGCTGACCGCCTACCCCGCCCTGTCCGCCGAAGAGATCGGCACGCAGGCCGACGTCGCCGTGGTGCTGGGCGGCGACGGCACGCTGCTGGGCATCGCGCGCCAGCTGGCCGGTTATGACGTGCCCCTGATCGGCGTCAACCACGGGCGGCTCGGCTTCATGACCGATATCGCGCTGGAAGACGCGCACACCGTGCTGCCCGACATGCTCGACGGCCGCTACGAGTCCGAGACCAGGCTGCTGCTGGCCTCGCGCGTGGTGCGCGACGACATGGACATCTTCTCCGCGCTTGCGCTTAACGATGTGGTGGTGAACCGCTCCGGCATCTCCGGCATGGTCGAGCTGGCGGTTTCGGTCGACGGCCACTTCATGTACAACCAGCGTTCCGACGGCCTGATCGTGTCGACCGCGACGGGCTCGACGGCCTACGCGCTGTCGGCCGGCGGGCCGATCCTGCATCCCACGCTGTCGGGCGTGGTGCTGGTGCCGATCGCCCCGCATGCGCTGTCGAACCGGCCGATCGTGCTGCCGCACGACGCCGAGGTCACGATCGAGGTGGCGAGCGCGCGCGACGCCAGCGTCAACTTCGACATGCAGTCGCTGACCTCGCTGCTGCCGGGCGACCGCATCGTGGTGCGGCGCTCGCACAAGACCATCAACCTGCTGCACCCGGTGGGCTACAACTACTACGCCACGCTGCGCAAGAAGCTGCACTGGCACGAATACCCGTCCGAAGACAACCGCCTCTGA
- the hrcA gene encoding heat-inducible transcriptional repressor HrcA — protein sequence MDERSKTLLKTLIERYIAEGQPVGSRTLSKYSGLDLSPATIRNVMSDLEEMGFIASPHTSAGRIPTPRGYRLFVDSMLTAKPLERNADLAELTGQIQDQLGGQQLGPQRMITAAARTLSNLSHFAGVVMTPRRAQAFRQIEFMRLSDKRILLIIVSPEGDVQNRIIQTELPYTPAQLIEAANFFNSHYAGMSFDTVRSHLRLELQDLRRDMSQLMQAAVEAGSTAEDEDDDHVYISGERKLLEVDDLASSMDKLRRLFDVFEHKTSLLQLLDVSSHAQGVQIFIGGESQLVPIEDMAVITAPYEVDGQIVGTLGVIGPTRMAYERVIPIVDITARLLSSALSQN from the coding sequence ATGGATGAACGTTCCAAAACGCTGCTCAAGACCCTGATCGAGCGCTACATTGCCGAGGGCCAGCCGGTCGGTTCCCGCACCCTGTCCAAGTACTCGGGGCTGGACCTGTCGCCGGCGACGATACGCAATGTGATGTCCGATCTCGAGGAAATGGGTTTTATCGCCAGCCCGCACACGTCGGCAGGCCGCATCCCGACGCCGCGCGGCTACCGGCTGTTCGTCGACTCGATGCTGACCGCCAAGCCGCTCGAGCGCAACGCCGACCTGGCCGAGCTGACCGGGCAGATCCAGGACCAGCTGGGCGGCCAGCAGCTGGGCCCGCAGCGGATGATCACCGCGGCGGCGCGCACGCTGTCCAACCTGTCGCACTTTGCCGGCGTGGTGATGACGCCGCGCCGCGCGCAGGCGTTCCGGCAGATCGAGTTCATGCGGCTGTCGGACAAGCGCATCCTGCTGATCATCGTCAGCCCCGAGGGCGACGTGCAGAACCGCATCATCCAGACCGAACTCCCCTACACGCCGGCGCAGCTGATCGAGGCCGCCAATTTCTTCAACTCGCACTATGCCGGCATGAGCTTCGACACCGTGCGCAGCCACTTGCGGCTTGAGCTGCAGGACCTGCGCCGCGACATGTCGCAGCTGATGCAGGCCGCGGTCGAGGCCGGCAGCACCGCCGAGGACGAGGACGACGACCACGTCTATATCAGCGGCGAGCGCAAGCTGCTCGAAGTCGACGACCTGGCTTCGAGCATGGACAAGCTGCGGAGGCTGTTCGACGTGTTCGAGCACAAGACCAGCCTGCTGCAGCTGCTGGACGTGTCCAGCCATGCGCAGGGCGTGCAGATCTTTATCGGCGGCGAAAGCCAGCTGGTGCCGATCGAAGACATGGCGGTGATCACCGCGCCGTACGAGGTCGACGGGCAGATCGTCGGCACGCTGGGGGTGATCGGCCCCACGCGCATGGCCTACGAGCGCGTGATCCCGATCGTCGACATTACCGCGCGGCTGCTGTCGAGCGCGCTGAGCCAGAACTAG
- the hemH gene encoding ferrochelatase, with product MTFSPEPAYQHGQAPRTAILLVNLGTPDAPTPKAVGRYLKQFLSDPRVVEIPRAAWLPLLYGVILPLRSRASALKYESIWLREAHMTGSPLLVYSERQAHALQRLLHQNGHDVTVACAMRYGNPSIASVMEALRRQGCEQVLVLPMYPQYSGTTTATAFDEVFRVMGQWRNQPELRLVKHFHDHPAYIAALQQQVGAYWAQHGMPDFGRGDKLILSFHGVPRRTLELGDPYHCECVKTGRLLGEALGLQPGQYQVTFQSRFGKAEWLQPYTAPTLAELGKVGAGRVDVFCPGFPADCIETLEEIAMEGQTEFKVAGGKDFHFIPCMNDAAPWVAAMAEIALQHLQGWPLATPHAHELEARRTRAQARGAAA from the coding sequence ATGACGTTTTCTCCCGAACCGGCCTACCAGCACGGCCAGGCGCCGCGCACGGCGATCCTGCTGGTCAACCTGGGCACCCCCGATGCCCCCACGCCCAAGGCGGTGGGGCGCTACCTGAAGCAATTCCTGTCCGATCCGCGCGTGGTCGAGATCCCGCGCGCGGCGTGGCTGCCGCTGCTGTACGGCGTGATCCTGCCGCTGCGCTCGCGCGCGTCGGCGCTCAAGTACGAATCGATCTGGCTGCGCGAGGCCCATATGACGGGCTCGCCGCTGCTGGTCTACAGCGAGCGCCAGGCGCACGCGCTGCAGCGGCTGCTGCACCAGAACGGCCACGACGTGACGGTGGCGTGCGCGATGCGCTACGGCAACCCGTCGATCGCCTCGGTGATGGAAGCGCTGCGCCGCCAGGGTTGCGAGCAGGTGCTGGTGCTGCCGATGTATCCGCAGTACTCGGGCACCACCACGGCCACCGCTTTCGACGAAGTGTTCCGGGTGATGGGCCAGTGGCGCAACCAGCCGGAGCTGCGGCTGGTCAAGCATTTCCATGACCATCCAGCGTATATCGCGGCGCTGCAGCAGCAGGTCGGCGCGTACTGGGCCCAGCATGGCATGCCGGATTTCGGCCGGGGCGACAAGCTGATCCTGTCGTTCCACGGCGTGCCGCGGCGCACGCTGGAACTGGGCGATCCCTACCACTGCGAGTGCGTGAAGACCGGCCGCCTGCTGGGCGAGGCACTGGGCCTGCAGCCGGGGCAGTACCAGGTGACGTTCCAGTCGCGCTTCGGCAAGGCCGAGTGGCTGCAGCCCTATACCGCGCCCACGCTGGCGGAACTGGGCAAGGTCGGCGCCGGGCGCGTCGACGTGTTCTGCCCGGGCTTTCCGGCCGACTGCATCGAAACGCTGGAAGAAATCGCCATGGAAGGCCAGACTGAGTTCAAGGTCGCGGGCGGCAAGGATTTCCATTTCATTCCATGCATGAACGATGCCGCGCCGTGGGTAGCGGCGATGGCGGAGATCGCGCTGCAGCACCTGCAGGGCTGGCCGCTGGCCACGCCGCATGCGCATGAACTGGAAGCGCGGCGCACGCGTGCGCAGGCGCGGGGAGCGGCGGCATGA
- a CDS encoding RNA-binding S4 domain-containing protein: MNVDFDADARQRIDKWLWCARFFKTRSLAAEAVERGKVTVNGQLCKNSREVKPGDKVALEAHQQRWELEVKGIAAARGPAPVAQTLYQESAESQSRRAADAERRRLQPEPSAQIQGRPTKRDRRRIDDFNG, encoded by the coding sequence ATGAACGTGGATTTCGACGCGGATGCGCGCCAGCGCATCGACAAATGGCTGTGGTGCGCGCGTTTCTTCAAGACGCGCTCGCTCGCGGCCGAAGCGGTGGAGCGCGGCAAGGTCACGGTCAATGGCCAGCTGTGCAAGAACTCGCGCGAGGTCAAGCCCGGCGACAAGGTTGCGCTGGAGGCACACCAGCAGCGCTGGGAACTGGAAGTGAAGGGCATCGCCGCGGCGCGCGGGCCGGCGCCGGTGGCGCAGACGCTGTACCAGGAAAGTGCCGAGAGCCAGTCGCGCCGGGCCGCCGACGCCGAGCGCCGGCGCCTGCAGCCGGAGCCATCGGCCCAGATCCAGGGCCGGCCGACCAAGCGCGACCGCCGCCGCATCGACGACTTCAACGGCTGA
- the grpE gene encoding nucleotide exchange factor GrpE, which yields MEDQKQTPSNQTATPAGDEAANATNAATASPETGAPDTAATAADDVGAQLAALEAKASEHYDLYMRAVAEGENIRRRAQEDVAKAHKFAIENFADNLLPVMDSLQAALADGSGDIAKLREGVELTARQLAAAFERGKIVELNPVGEKFDPHRHQAISMVPAEQEPNTVVTVLQRGYTIADRVLRPALVTVAAPK from the coding sequence ATGGAAGACCAGAAGCAGACGCCATCCAACCAGACTGCGACGCCTGCGGGCGATGAGGCGGCCAATGCCACCAACGCCGCCACCGCCAGCCCGGAGACCGGCGCGCCCGACACTGCGGCGACCGCCGCGGACGACGTGGGGGCCCAGCTGGCCGCCCTGGAAGCCAAGGCCAGCGAGCATTACGACCTGTACATGCGCGCCGTGGCCGAAGGCGAGAATATCCGCCGCCGGGCCCAGGAAGATGTCGCCAAGGCGCACAAGTTCGCGATCGAGAACTTTGCCGACAACCTGCTGCCGGTGATGGACAGCCTGCAGGCCGCGCTGGCCGACGGCTCCGGCGATATCGCCAAGCTGCGCGAAGGCGTGGAACTGACCGCGCGCCAGCTGGCCGCCGCCTTCGAGCGCGGCAAGATCGTCGAGCTCAACCCGGTAGGCGAGAAGTTCGACCCGCACCGCCACCAGGCCATCTCGATGGTGCCGGCGGAGCAGGAGCCCAATACCGTGGTGACCGTGCTCCAGCGCGGCTACACCATTGCCGACCGCGTGCTGCGCCCGGCGCTGGTCACGGTGGCGGCGCCGAAGTAA